DNA sequence from the Lachancea thermotolerans CBS 6340 chromosome H complete sequence genome:
TCGCTTCGACACAATCTCACGTTGGCTTCTCTGATAGTTTGATAGCTGTGATTCAAACTCTTGAGATTCAGATTTCAACTGTTCGAATCTGGGTATCAGGCGCTCAAGttgcaagctcttcttttcaatttcttcctcaacaGTCTTGAGATTGTTTTGGTCAACTGAAGTTTGCTTTTTGTGGGCTTCCGCTTgtcttttggcttcttcaagatgaaCTTCTAgatcagcttttcgtttGgagatttcttgaagccgcGATTTCTCCTGTTGCAAGTCCATCGACTCCTTCACTCGCAGCTCGGTCTCGATGTTGCTTATATTCTTTGTAACATTTTCAATTAATTCCTCTCTCTTGTATAGCTCTTGAAGGAACTCCTCGGATGATTGCAGTACATGGTTATATTCATCTTCGAGGCTCTCGATTTGGCTGGTCACTTCATTCAGTTCACGGTCATACAGGACAAACTGAAATATGCGTCGATCGCGTTCGAGCTTCTGGTatttctcaagctcttggCGCTCTTCATTCAGCTCGTCCAGCCGAGTCCGCAACTCAGCAAGCTCAGAATCGATTCTTGTGCGGTCTCTGTTTGTGGCTTCCATCTTCTTCGCAGATTCTCTCAACTTTATTTCAAAAGACTTAGCGCCAACAACCTCCTCCAAAAGTGCCAGTCTTTCACGGTCTTTTGCATTCGTGACTGCGACTATGCGGCCTTGCGGGACGATGTTGTAAGGATTGACCGCAGAAAAGCCAACACTTTCGAACATTCTTGAGATGTCACTTTTGTGGCAGGTTTTTCCGTTCACAGAGTACTCGTCCTTTTTTAGACCAATTGTCCTCCTCACCCTTACTATGTGCTCCTCCGTCATGGGGATCCCGGACGTTATCATCATCTGACCACTTGGATCATGAAATATTATCTCAACGTACGCGCTCATAACCGACCCGGTACCCTGATGAATTAGGCCCTGTCTTTCCTCTCGCTTCAGGTTGCTGTAATCATCGCTCAGAACAAATCTCACAGCTGCGAAGAAGTTTGATTTACCGGAACCGTTGCCTCCGATGATGACATTGAAACGCGGCGATAGACCTTCAACAGATGTTGTGTTTTTGTaggttttgaagccttgAATGACAACGCTCTTAATATACATCTTGGTGCGGTGTCTTCTGCTCAGTGGATGGCGTGGCTATACACTGCTTCAGAAATGTTACGCGTTTTGTTTAATATTATTCGCGTAACTCGATATCACGTGTACTTTACATTGTTGTCAAGAAGGGAGGCAGGGTGTGCCTCTAAGGACCGGTAACTTGAGCAGCGAGCTGCAAGCCAAAGCAGCCTACATTTTGTCTCATGTCATCTAAGCGCTCGTACAAATACTTAGCAACATTTTCGCGTGTCTATTACCCGCGCAAATATTTTAGGACAGTCTCCCCTCCAACAGCAAACGCGCGGCTTACTCTGGCATCAAAGCTATTATGCCATTTCTCAGCGCATTGTTGCGCTTGATTTATGTAGCCTTCTGACATGCTTTCTACGAACCAGTTCGAAGCTCTTGTTaagctctcaagttctttaggCAGTGCGCCCAATGGTCAATCGATTGCATATATAATTTGAATTCTAATTCAATTGAGCACGAGAAATTACGTTCACAGATTACTACCCTAAGCTGGCCTTGCGGGTGGCGCAGTCCCGCTGTTTACAGGCTTGTTTACGTGTAATAGATATATCTCCAAAAGATTTAATGTTTATAACACTAACTGTGGATTCCACAAGCGATTTAACAAAAATTACTAAACTTATAAAAAAGACTTGTGGCCAGGTCGTGCCTTAGAGACCAACTATTATCAACATACTCAACACGGTGGAGCACAAGGGTGCCCCAGGCGCCTACGTTTAAATTCGCCATAAAACTGATGattaacaaaaaaataaaaataATGGTTGCTAAGAGATTCGAACTCTTGCATCTTACGATACCTGAGTGTTCCACTGTTATCAGTGTCAAGATGAGTTATCTTGAATCAGGCGCCTTAGACCGCTCGGCCAAACAAccaattgttgaagaaagttAAGTTAAATATTTAATCATGCTAGAGAAAAAGCACATGTTAAATTTATATATACCAAGGTATGAAGTATTCTAACAATGGCTTCTTATTCAAGCGGTCAGTAGTTAGTGCTTTCAATTGCAAATCGGCTCTATCACTTCCACAGTAAGTCCGTGCAATAGAGAAAAGTCAAGTTAGAATCTGAAAAGTATTTGATATTTATGAATTTATTAGAAATGCCTGGCGCAAAATCCCAGGTGATCAAGTAACATTTTGTAATGGTCGCTATGACGTTAAATTTCAAGCGGCCCACTTGAGAACGGTCATTGCCGCGGTTACGCCGAAAATGCTAATGGGGAGAGACAGAACAACGTAGCCCCAGAACAGCACGCTAGCCATTTCAGCCTCGAAAAATTCGTTTAGCTGCGTGATTTGCGTTAGCTGGATCGCTGGTGGGGAAATGGTGAGGATAAAACCACACACCAAGAAAATTGGGTCATCCAAAATGCTCACCTTAATGTACTTGACTGCCAAAGCGATGACAGGCAGCATGAAGCACGAGGGCAAGATCATACGCCCCACAATCGACCCGAGCACCATCTTCTTATGATTGCGTGTCATCTGAGGGGTGTCCTGCGAGGGGTACAGATTAGAGCCCAGCACCACCAAAATCAGGGGAATCGAGAGGGCgccaagctctttgatggcGTCCGACAGCGTGTTGTTGATAAAACCGTTTTTGCTAAAAAACTCGTGCTGAATGGGGTGGACAGAGGCCACAAAAACGCTAATGACCATGGCCCACAGAGGAGGGTTCATAACCGCCTGGATTTTTTCCCACATTTTCATGACCTTGCCCTTGAGCTTGTACAGCGAGCTGTAAGACCTAGCGGAGATACCACTGGGCGTCTCAGAGCGGCCCGCTTCACTGTCTGGGACCTCCAGCTGTTCCGAGACGCTAGCGATTGAGGGATGACCTCTGTCGCCCGACCATCTCATGAGCGTGTTGTATCCGTACGACCATCTCAAGACGTGCCCGATCTGCTGGAAAATCAGCAGGTAGAGGATGCCTCTACTGGCCACGTTGTCGCGGTTGTCGTCTTTAATCTCGTCCCACAGCAGACCTGGAAGCGTATACGCTAAAGACACTGTCAGAGAGACAGGCAGCGAGTTGCTGTTACCGAAAATGGAGTTCGCTACCACGAAGTTCGATTCGTCCTTGTCCAGACCCAAAATTCGGCTCATCAGCTTTCCTGACATGAACGACACGCCGGTCGTCATCGCGTAAAAGACAGGGATGACTGCGATCTCTAGAATCTTAGCCAGCGACAAGCTCCGTGCCAGCTTGCTGAAGATCAGGCATGGTGTGAAGACATCCACATTAAGCCTTGAAATCACTTTTTGCCCCTGCTTTGGCAACAGCCCCGTGTACGCACACCAAAACCCCGAAAACGCAACAATAACTACCTGGAGCACCGACTCTAGGGTGACATATGATATATGACCAAAAGACAATCCAGAAGAGTCGTCCATAAACCTTGGTACCTCTAAGTCCTTTCTGAAactgcttttttgagtGCTAATTGCGCTCTGATACCAGAAATCTGTTTCGGGGCTTTAATTTATATGTATTCACATCACCATATACGCAGCACATGAATCTAGAAATCTTCAATATAAGCCCTCAAGATCTACACGTGTCAATTTGAGCGAGGTTTCGATAGCGGTACCAAGAGAATTCTggctcttgaagaagatatCAAAGGTCTCAAATACTAGGTCCATCGAGATCATTGTCGGCATAGTTTTGACGTGTCCTAAGAGACTTTTGAGTTCATCTATCTAGAAATTGCATGGTGTAATTGCGAGAAAGGGGTGTGAAACAAATAATGATCCGTTGGATATTTTACGTTGCAGTGGGGATTGCACACGCCGCGGGAAAGTGTGATTTTGGAAGGCTCTCTGGAGCGAGTCATGAGCTGCGATACGATGACTCTGAGATCCCTCAGTATCAAAAGCTGTGCGAGCAGCTCTCTCATTGCGACCACCCAGAGGCCGAAGCGCTTCGGAACCAGCTCCTCTACAAAAGTGGGCTTATCCAAGTATCGAGCGGGCAAGAGCTAGCAGCGGCAGAGACTTTAGAGCAGATCCTGGGATCCTCGGACGTAAAGTTCCAGTCACAGGCTTCCAAGAGGCTCGACGAGATATATCTTCAGTTCGGGTTTTGGGACAAATTGAAAGGCGAAGGGGGCAAAAAGCAGGAGTACGAAGCGCTCCGGAATGCGGTAGTTGTACAGCTCTCACGCAACCAGGCTGTGCCACATGAGTCGCTAGCGCAGCTAGAAGAAATAGCGCCTTTCGCCCTCGAAACTCGAATTCTTCTTAACGACGCATTGCTGCGGGAGCTGGGAGAAACACTCGACATAAACGCTGCACAAAGCATAATTGAGAATTACAAGATTATTCTCACCAAACACAAGAAACTTGTTAACGTACAGGATAAGCTACGCATTCACCACGCTGTTGCGGTACTTCAAATGTTCGTCATGGCAACTCCTCCGACGAATCTCCTAAGCTGTTTGGCGTTGGATATGGACTACAAGCCGTGCCGGGAGCTATCGAAGCTCTCCAGCAAGCTTAACAGAATAAATCCTCCACTAAATGCAGTTACACACCCGGACCAATTTTTGTCGTTGTCACAATTCGACTGGGCAAAGTTGGTAGATTTTTACCTTAATGCTCCAAGCATCAAGTTTACTGGGACGAGTTCAgcaaaaaacaattttgatttgctAAGCTCCATTCAGCGCCaactgcttcaaaaccttctttcAGAACGGCCTCTTTCCCTGATCAAGAATAAATGGAAACTTGGTAAGCGCAAGTCTGCTTTTACAACTAATCAAAACCAGCTAGTGTGTGAAGGTTATGACGCAATGCACAAGTCCAAATTAGCTGAACCTTACTGCCAAGCTGCCTTGGGCGAAAAATTACCGGAAAACTCTGCCAAGGCTCTTAGCGAATTTACTGAtaactttcaaaaccaacagGCAGTACAGGATGTATTAAACAGCTTATGGCAGGACTCACCTTCTCTAGCAGCTCATGCAGTCAGAAAAATCGTGTCTTCTTTGGCTGCTCACGAGAAAAATCAGAAGAGCGGAAACACCGCTCAGGTTTGGTTCTTTCTTGAGAGCTTCACAAAAAACCATAACTGGGCCCAGTCCAGCAATAGCGGTTTGTCAAAAATAGCGAAACACATTAGTAGCATCTCtgcaaagagaaaacagcagcaacaacaacaacagcagcaacagcaacaacagcattTCTTTAGACAGCAAAGACAACAGCAAAGACAGCCGCCTCCAGCTCCAAATGATATGTCGAAGAAAAATTACtataaagttcttgaagtcaCCCCACAAGCCACGAGCAAAGACATTCGTAAATCATACTTGTCAATGACAAGAAAGTACCACCCAGACAAACAGGGGCAGCTTTCTGAATCACAGAAATTACAAAACCAGGAGAGAATGTCGGAGATTAATGAAGCATACGAAATATTGAGTGACGAAGGCAAGAGGAAAGAATACGATGATCAAAGAGCAGGACGTGGCCAACAAAGACAGGGCTTTCCATTCGGACAAGGTGCGAACGGAGGGTTTCCTTTCGGAGGCGGTAGTTTTAAGATGAATTTTGGAGGTTTTTAGTATAGGTATAGAAATACAACTAATTATGAGATAGAGTTCTAATTAGAAGGGTAAAAAGCTTATGAGGcatgaactttttttttttagagCCTAGGGCCTGCGGTAGGGATGATGTTTGGTTTCATGAGTGATTCTGCGCCCCTAAAAGCTCACTTGCGCTATCAGGAGCCCGAAATTAGAGCAACAAGTTAGCTCCGCCCTTGTAAGGGTACTTTGGTGCTGATGCGGAAGACAACACACTAGAGGTGTTCGTTTCCCTTTCTGGGAATTCCTTGAGAGAGTGGGCGTAGTTCGCAACCGAGTATGCAATCAATTGAGTGTTAGTCAAGAAGGCTTCCCAGTTCAAGTTATTGACATCGTCACAAAGCTCATGGTAGCAACGGTCCAAAACCTTGCCGTTGTCGGTGTTAATACCTTCTGCGCCTGCTGCGATACCGCCTCCAGGAATACCGTGGTTAATGAAAGCGACGTAGTCAGATCTGCCATCAAATGGAATTAGAGTGTAGTTCAGGCCGTGGGAAGTGTAATAGTCAATGTACaggttcttcaattcttcaGAACCTCTTGGGTTGTCAATGTTGTTGGCGTCGTAAACCTGGAATTGGTAGTTTGGAGAAGCCATCATGTCGTAGTCCATAAATAGTCTGATTTTCTGATTTTCTTCAGGCGACAGTTTCTCAACGTAGTAGTTAGAGCCTACTAGgccttcttcctcggcGGCCCAGAATGCAAAACGaaccttgttgttgattttgTAATCAGAAAGGTGCTTAGCAACTGTAAGCAGCGAGATAGTCCCCGAACCGTCGTCATTTATACCAGGGCCAGCTGCAACGGAGTCAGTGTGAGCGCCCAAGGCAACAATGTTGTCTGGGTCACCGTGCTTGGTGTCTGCGATAATGTTCTTGGTCTTGACCTTTTTCACAAAGGAGTCCATGTAAAAGAATAATGAAAACTCTGGGTCCAGTTCAATGCCCGCAATCAGCTTTTGGCCGACAGCAAAGGAAACCCCAATAGTTGACACAGTGTGCTTTGTTGGTTTTTCAAGGGTGCCACTGATACCTTTCTTAGACTTAGGGTCGTTGTCATAGATAACTACAGCCTTGAAGCCATGCTTGCCGGCCAAAGTGCTTTTCTGGCCGAAGGGGCACTCTCCCCTTTCAATAAGCGCGATAGAGTCCTTCGAAATCTCGAGAGCCTCGAAATCAGCGTCGGAGCAGCCAAGATTAGGAATTTCGACTAGTGTACCCACAAATGGTTCGACAGGGGGGGACAAGCTGAAAGCCTGAGCAGATGGTACAGCTTCGCCGTTCGTGTAGTTCAGGTCGTAGTGGGACACTTTACCGTTGAGGGCCTTGAAACTTTGCACTGTGACGTCGTAGTAGTCGCGCATTTGGTCGAACTGGTGCAGGATGTAGCCCAAAGTCTTCCAGTGGCCTGGCGAGCCAATGACCCTAGTAGGATGGCCGTAAGTGCCGTTAGATGACTCAGCGATGTGGTACAGATCCAAAGCGGTCGCATTGAGCTCCTCCAGCTGGATCTCATCGGGGAATGTATCTGGGTCCACGTTGTGCTTTAGAAAGTAGGGTTTGTGCGGCCACAACGACGCGTCTGCGACAGGGGCTGGAGCTGcgaaagcatcaaaaaagGCTTGTGGTAGAACGAATGCTTGCGCGCAACCAATGGAAGTGGCAACGAGCGTCGAAATTCTCATTGCGAGCGGATGAGTTGCTTAGAACTTTATTGAACAAGGGAGAGAAGCGTGGTGAGATAGGGTTTTTAAGAGTGAAAAAAAGATGCTCGAGAGAAGCAAGCAAGCAAAACCGGACTTCGTGATAGCGATAAGAACCATTTTCAACACCCGGTGGACCCCGAAGAGATGGCGGATGCGACCCTCCAGAAGGGGTTGTCCGAAGGCGAAACGATACAAGGGCGGGAGCTAAGAACATACGTATATAGCGACGTGGAATACTGTGACAATACAGAGTACTGGCGGCGAAAAGACGCTTGAAAGCTCAAGCCGCAAGGCTAGCGCTCCGTTTGAAAGGCGGAGTCTGCACTAAACTGTCTGCAAGCTCTTTCGTGCTTTCACTCTTAGGCGTAGATGGTTATATCTAATGTTCAACAATGTCACGTGAACAAAATTGTTATGCTTGGCtgatttgtttttttgtGAAACTAACTTCGGACAAAGCcgagctcaaaaaagttaTTCCGATACCGGGAATCGAACCCGGGTCTCCACGGTGAGAGCGTGATGTGATAGCCCCTACACTATATCGGATAATTATTGAAGTAATCAGAGATTAATGTCGATCCATACCAGTGAATACGCCATGAAAATGCGCATCAAGTAAAGTTGGTTTATTTTGTGTACATTATACCAAAAAGGGCCAGATTATTGGAAGCCTTGAGTATCAATTTCTAGCACGAATTAACAAAAATAAAGCTATTCCGATACCGGGAATCGAACCCGGGTCTCCACGGTGAGAGCGTGGTGTGATAGCCCCTACACTATATCGGATACTTGTTAATGGTTGCTGGAGTGGCGCAAACCAGATtgcaaagaagaaagcacaTGAGTGCGCGACTGGAATTAGAACAATCCGAAACCCTGACAGTATTCTAGGAAAGTTAGTGATACCATTTAGATGATACCACTACCTTTATAAGCGCGCTGCAAGTAGAGGTTTAACCGAAGTTTTTAAAATAGCCATTAAAAGTGCACGTTTATGCGCTAGGTAGGATATCTAAGATCTTATGGTTAGCAAAACGCAAAGTACCTGCCGTCATACGTGAAATTGACGTCGTTGCTTACTCTGAATTGCGTTTAGGTCTTTTATAAACGGTGGATGGATGACAAGTGGCAGTGCCGTGGAACAGAACGAAAAAGATGGCATAAATATTACGCCAAGCGGTGTTAAGACAGATCGATGCCTTGTGCCAAGGACCCCTTTACGCGGTTGGTGAGTTCATCGGAGGATTTAACCTTCATTCTGATGCAAATGGTATTCTGTGAAGTCGAGAAAAGGTTACTTCTTTCGCGAGTGACAAACGTGGACTATCTCCAAGAGGATTAAAGCATTTTAGGGCCGAAATTGAGCTTTAGAAAGCAAAAGGGTGACGAATTTTGGCAGTGCTATAAAGGATTCCTAGAAAACATCATATACATTACCAAATCCGCATGAATGTTTTGGAAGGTGTTACAAATCGAGAAAACCTGGAACAGGAGTGCCGAAAAACGTTGAACTCCAAGCATTGTTTAACGCGACCCTAGAGCCAGGACTGTGGTCGGCTGTCCTATTGTCTGAATACTTATAGTAAGACTAAAGGAACTGATAAAAACAACAGTAAGAAATAGAGGCCCCAAACACTTGAAGAAGCCCAAAAGGACCACCCCCGGATCCGCTACAGGTCGCTTCCCTGGGACCAAGGTATAACGAAATTGGCAAAAAACCGCAACACCTACTCGGATGCTCCCATCCGGAGCCATGTATTGATGTGTCATCTCACATCCTTTGAGTTAATTTGGATGTGACGGGCAAAAAATAGTAATGAATTCCGATACCGGGAATCGAACCCGGGTCTCCACGGTGAGAGCGTGGTGTGATAGCCCCTACACTATATCGGATGTCTGATATATGAGtagattcaaaagaagtacaaaaacagcagcgaGACCCACGTTAGGTCTAATCTAATTCGGCATGGCTACTGTCAGTAAAGGCGGCTAGCCACACAACGCGCACAAACTTCTCGAGCCATTAATCCTAGTCGGACGCTTCTGGGATCATAAGCGATGCCCAATCTCCGTGCGTCATCATGACTTGACATCTACTCTTTTATATGTtatgtatatatatatatatataacCGATCGCGAATCGTGCAATTTAGAGAGTGTTGGCCGGAGGCGCTCTAAACTGGACGCTGCTTTTGCTACTTTTCATTAGAATTTTATTACATCCTCTCTCTAGCCTGGCTTTTATCACGCGCGTGCGCGCATAAAAGGAACCCGGGGGCGCTCAAAGCCGCGCTCACACGCCGCACTTTTGGGAGCGGTCCCTCCGAGACTCGACCTTGGTCTTGCGGTTCCACTTGTCATCGAAAAGACACTCGGCTTCCTCGTCCATTGACTCGTCGTGGTACTCTACGACCCATGCGGGCTGCGATGCACGGTTGCCCTGGTGACCGAGTGGCAAGGACGCGCTCGTGCCAAAGGACACGGTGGGCAGCTTGCGAATGTCATCCAGCCTGTGCGCCAGGCGCGCGGCCTTGGAGCCCCGCGCGGGGCGCAGGTCGCCTGCACTTCCGCGGTGCGTCCACGCGCGTGCCATTTCCCACGCTGTGACGTCAACCTCGGACGGATCCTCCGAAAACTCGGATCGTGTTTCGAGCACCGCTTGCGAGTCCAGCATTTCGCCGCCTGTCACGAACACGTATTCCGAGTCTAAATCATCTGCATCCCTCCACGAAACGGAGTGCGTGCTCGTAGCGCCATGTTCCTGGttctttcttccaaaaagtcTCCTCAAAAACGACATGAAAGGTGTAAGATTTGTAGAGCTGGTTTGATTTCCGAATATCTGATGCGGCTGGTGCCCTTAGTTTGAAGGCTGGGCTTTGCGTTCAGGCCTCAGCTGCCAAAAACGCTTCTGAAACACACACTTTCGAACCGTAACCCTTTGTAAACACAGGCCGTATTTATATTCCCTCGACTCCGTGTATCGTGTTTCGCGACTGTTTTGCCCCCCTTTGACAATGATTATTGATAAAGAGCCAAGCGGGGAAATCACGGCCTAGCAACTTGCTGGGAGATGTAATTGCGGTGCGCTGGTAACGCGACGGAGTTGCGGCTGAGAAACAACACAATGCGGCATAAACCAGCGTAAATTAGCATGAAACAACGTAAAACAGTGTAGATCAATCTTGTCAGTGGAAAACGCGGGAGACCAGAGTGTACAGGCCATCTAGCCCAGTAATAGCGGAACCTCAGATTGAGTAGCAAATGAAAAGGGGTTTAGATGCGTGAGGGCGTGCCGGGTTTTTAATAACGATCacttgttttcgaagatgtAATGCAGTAGGCCGACGGCCCGGAATGACGAATGAGTAAACAGCCATGAGCTCGAGTAGGGATGGGGCACGTGCCCCGGCTAGTAGCAGCACCTTGTTCGGAAGGCTCTTGAGCGGAAAGATCCAGTGATGGCGGCAGCGGTAGTCGCCACCATTAAGGCATACATGGGGATCAGCGCGTGACTTGCGCACGAGCCAGGAATTACTCGTAGTAGTCCTCGGAGCCTCGTTCCTCGGAGATGCTCGAATGCACCTGCTTCAGCTTGTTCATTACTCCAAGGACAAACGGCCGCAGCTCGTTGATCTCGAGCAAACTTAGGTTATCCAATTGCAAATGCGACTCGTTCAGATGCTTCAAGCCCTGGCCAATCTTGCCCAGTCGGATCTCCCGCAGGTCTTGTATTTTCCCTCGCAGCAAATGCACCGGGTCATGTAAGTCGTCCGCAGCCTTCGAAAACAGCAGCTGTGCTACGACAAGCCAGTTCCAAGGCAGTTCGCTAAAGCGCTCCGCGTGTTTCAGCTCATAATCGATGTATTTTTGTAGTTGCGAGAGCCGCAGCCATCCTGGCGCAACAATGCTACACTTTCCTTGCTGCTTGAGCAAAAGGGCCATCCACAGCGCAACTTCCGTGGTCTGGATGGCGACCAAGTTGTTCAACGGGTGGTCGTCTGCGGTTACGAGCTTCCACCTCGTATGCGCGGGCTTCGCACGGTCTCCGCGCAAGCTCACACGCGTTGTGAATCTGGGAAATATTTTGATGGGTTCATTTTCCACTATGAATTGAATCTCCTCCGGCGAGAATGTCTCTTGAATATTCCATGGCAGCGACATCTACGAAATTAGCCACCTAAGTATCTTTGGAGATGCCTTCTTTCTTAGCCTGCTGGCAAGTCAATGCGGAACGATGAGCTTCAATATCCTCTTCACATTAAAttattttcaaaaagtgtGAGCCACAGCCCTGAGTCAAATCTGATCAACAATTAACCCGGTAACAAAGCTCAACCCGGCGATCCTTCTGGATCCTGTAGCACTGCTTCACGATGTTCAGACGCCTGTACCAAACAGCCGGGTACTCCCAGCCAAATGGCCTAAACAAAGAGTTGATATTGGCGGTTCTCAACTCTACTGCAACCAAAAGAGAAGCCCAAAACTACTTAAAAAAATACGGAAGCGATAAGATCCAAAACCACTGTCTGGTAATGATCCGAGGGCTGCTGAAGCAAGAcagcaaagctttgtcGTGTTTTGCGGTTACCATCAAGCGCCTGAAAATGCTAGGTGTGAAGCCAATGTTCGTTCTCCATCCCGGACAGGACGTGGAAGAACAGGCACAATTGCTAGATTATCACCTACACAAGGAAGATCTAAGAGCTGTATGCCTTTCAGAAGCTTTGGTGCGGAATTTTAACGGCTCATACCAATCCATTGTACAATATGCCCAGCTGAAAGATTTGATACCCATCATCAAGCCGCGAATTTTCGACGAAAAAACATGCGCTTCCAAACCCACGACTAACGTTCCTGAACTAATGGGTCAATTAGTTCGGCAGCTTGACTGCCACATTGATAAAGTCGTCATTATAAGTGACTTTGGTGGAATTTCATCTGGCGAAAGACAAGACAATGCCCATGTG
Encoded proteins:
- a CDS encoding KLTH0H10142p (conserved hypothetical protein) translates to MSFLRRLFGRKNQEHGATSTHSVSWRDADDLDSEYVFVTGGEMLDSQAVLETRSEFSEDPSEVDVTAWEMARAWTHRGSAGDLRPARGSKAARLAHRLDDIRKLPTVSFGTSASLPLGHQGNRASQPAWVVEYHDESMDEEAECLFDDKWNRKTKVESRRDRSQKCGV
- a CDS encoding uncharacterized protein (similar to uniprot|P38355 Saccharomyces cerevisiae YBR287W ZSP1), translating into MDDSSGLSFGHISYVTLESVLQVVIVAFSGFWCAYTGLLPKQGQKVISRLNVDVFTPCLIFSKLARSLSLAKILEIAVIPVFYAMTTGVSFMSGKLMSRILGLDKDESNFVVANSIFGNSNSLPVSLTVSLAYTLPGLLWDEIKDDNRDNVASRGILYLLIFQQIGHVLRWSYGYNTLMRWSGDRGHPSIASVSEQLEVPDSEAGRSETPSGISARSYSSLYKLKGKVMKMWEKIQAVMNPPLWAMVISVFVASVHPIQHEFFSKNGFINNTLSDAIKELGALSIPLILVVLGSNLYPSQDTPQMTRNHKKMVLGSIVGRMILPSCFMLPVIALAVKYIKVSILDDPIFLVCGFILTISPPAIQLTQITQLNEFFEAEMASVLFWGYVVLSLPISIFGVTAAMTVLKWAA
- the PSF2 gene encoding DNA replication protein PSF2 (similar to uniprot|P40359 Saccharomyces cerevisiae YJL072C PSF2 Subunit of the GINS complex (Sld5p Psf1p Psf2p Psf3p) which binds to DNA replication origins and facilitates assembly of the DNA replication machinery), with protein sequence MSLPWNIQETFSPEEIQFIVENEPIKIFPRFTTRVSLRGDRAKPAHTRWKLVTADDHPLNNLVAIQTTEVALWMALLLKQQGKCSIVAPGWLRLSQLQKYIDYELKHAERFSELPWNWLVVAQLLFSKAADDLHDPVHLLRGKIQDLREIRLGKIGQGLKHLNESHLQLDNLSLLEINELRPFVLGVMNKLKQVHSSISEERGSEDYYE
- the JEM1 gene encoding Jem1p (weakly similar to uniprot|P40358 Saccharomyces cerevisiae YJL073W JEM1 DnaJ-like chaperone required for nuclear membrane fusion during mating localizes to the ER membrane exhibits genetic interactions with KAR2); its protein translation is MIRWIFYVAVGIAHAAGKCDFGRLSGASHELRYDDSEIPQYQKLCEQLSHCDHPEAEALRNQLLYKSGLIQVSSGQELAAAETLEQILGSSDVKFQSQASKRLDEIYLQFGFWDKLKGEGGKKQEYEALRNAVVVQLSRNQAVPHESLAQLEEIAPFALETRILLNDALLRELGETLDINAAQSIIENYKIILTKHKKLVNVQDKLRIHHAVAVLQMFVMATPPTNLLSCLALDMDYKPCRELSKLSSKLNRINPPLNAVTHPDQFLSLSQFDWAKLVDFYLNAPSIKFTGTSSAKNNFDLLSSIQRQLLQNLLSERPLSLIKNKWKLGKRKSAFTTNQNQLVCEGYDAMHKSKLAEPYCQAALGEKLPENSAKALSEFTDNFQNQQAVQDVLNSLWQDSPSLAAHAVRKIVSSLAAHEKNQKSGNTAQVWFFLESFTKNHNWAQSSNSGLSKIAKHISSISAKRKQQQQQQQQQQQQQHFFRQQRQQQRQPPPAPNDMSKKNYYKVLEVTPQATSKDIRKSYLSMTRKYHPDKQGQLSESQKLQNQERMSEINEAYEILSDEGKRKEYDDQRAGRGQQRQGFPFGQGANGGFPFGGGSFKMNFGGF
- the APE3 gene encoding aminopeptidase Y (similar to uniprot|P37302 Saccharomyces cerevisiae YBR286W APE3 Vacuolar aminopeptidase Y processed to mature form by Prb1p), with protein sequence MRISTLVATSIGCAQAFVLPQAFFDAFAAPAPVADASLWPHKPYFLKHNVDPDTFPDEIQLEELNATALDLYHIAESSNGTYGHPTRVIGSPGHWKTLGYILHQFDQMRDYYDVTVQSFKALNGKVSHYDLNYTNGEAVPSAQAFSLSPPVEPFVGTLVEIPNLGCSDADFEALEISKDSIALIERGECPFGQKSTLAGKHGFKAVVIYDNDPKSKKGISGTLEKPTKHTVSTIGVSFAVGQKLIAGIELDPEFSLFFYMDSFVKKVKTKNIIADTKHGDPDNIVALGAHTDSVAAGPGINDDGSGTISLLTVAKHLSDYKINNKVRFAFWAAEEEGLVGSNYYVEKLSPEENQKIRLFMDYDMMASPNYQFQVYDANNIDNPRGSEELKNLYIDYYTSHGLNYTLIPFDGRSDYVAFINHGIPGGGIAAGAEGINTDNGKVLDRCYHELCDDVNNLNWEAFLTNTQLIAYSVANYAHSLKEFPERETNTSSVLSSASAPKYPYKGGANLLL